The Branchiostoma floridae strain S238N-H82 chromosome 8, Bfl_VNyyK, whole genome shotgun sequence genome has a segment encoding these proteins:
- the LOC118420448 gene encoding xenotropic and polytropic retrovirus receptor 1-like isoform X2, whose amino-acid sequence MKFAEHLSAHITPEWRTQYIQYEMMKDLLYEAQENAPTEEVAGTAVIQRYFAKFEEKFFVTCDKELAKINTFFSEKLAEAQRKFASLQSEMNQVTEQEEPIPTLRSRRHSLLRRSRSKEKLIKTRTRTIQDLKLAFSEFYLSLILLQNYQSLNFTGFRKILKKHDKLMETDRGAAWRTEHVEVAPFYTNKQIDKLIGDTEAVVTSELEGGNRQRAMKRLRVPPLGEQQTPWTTFRVGLFSGIFLVLSLVVVISAVFSRFDIELWPAVRMYRGSFLIVFFLYLLGLNTWGWRKFGVNHVLIFEIDPRHHLSHSEILEVASFLGVLWSMSVLGYIYSDVLKIPSFVHPLILVGFMLLFLLNPLKIFYHRARFWFLRILFRIFTAPFHPVNFADFWLADQLNSLVAVLLDFEYMICYFIYEVEWHDDPNPKICTSWKYGIRSVMACLPAWFRFAQCLRRYRDTKHAFPHLVNAGKYSTSFFVIAFATLSRVHGEVTGETHSHTFYYLWICAAIPNVYIMVPPQRLQVRPTATPSTTCGSVQLSLMYI is encoded by the exons ATGAAGTTTGCGGAGCATCTATCGGCGCATATCACGCCGGAATGGCGAACTCAGTACATACAGTACGAG ATGATGAAAGATTTATTGTACGAGGCACAAGAAAATGCCCCAACAGAAGAAG TGGCAGGCACTGCTGTCATTCAGCGATATTTtgcaaagtttgaagaaaaattcttCGTCACCTGCGACAAGGAGCTGGCCAAAATCAACACATTCTTCTCAG AAAAGCTTGCGGAGGCTCAGCGTAAGTTTGCGAGTCTGCAGAGCGAGATGAACCAGGTAACGGAGCAGGAGGAACCGATCCCCACCTTACGCAGCCGGCGCCACAGCCTCCTACGCCGGTCCAGGTCCAAGGAGAAACTCATCAAGACCAGAACACGCACCATCCAGGACCTCAAGCTGGCCTTCTCTGAGTTCTACCTTAGTCTCATCTTGTTACAAAATTACCAG AGTCTGAACTTCACGGGCTTCAGGAAGATCCTGAAGAAACACGACAAGTTGATGGAGACTGACCGTGGAGCGGCCTGGAGAACTGAGCACGTGGAGGTCGCTCCCTTCTACACCAACAAACAGATCGACAAACTCATCGGGGATACAGAG GCCGTGGTGACGTCAGAGTTGGAGGGGGGGAACAGACAGCGGGCCATGAAGAGACTAAGAGTGCCCCCTCTAGGAGAACAG CAAACTCCGTGGACAACATTTCGTGTAGGCCTGTTCTCTGGCATCTTCTTGGTTTTGTCGTTGGTGGTGGTGATATCAG CCGTCTTCTCACGCTTCGACATTGAACTTTGGCCCGCGGTGCGGATGTACCGCGGGTCGTTCCTCATCGTGTTCTTCCTGTACCTCCTGGGCCTGAACACCTGGGGCTGGCGCAAGTTTGGTGTCAATCACGTGCTCATCTTCGAGATTGACCCGCGACACCATCTCTCACATAGTGAGATACTAGAG GTTGCCAGTTTCCTGGGAGTGCTGTGGTCCATGTCAGTACTGGGGTATATCTACAGTGATGTGCTGAAGATCCCCAGCTTTGTACATCCACTGATACTGGTGGGGTTCATGTTACTGTTCCTCCTCAACCCTCTCAAGATCTTCTACCACCGGGCTCGCTTCTGGTTCCTCAGGATATtg TTCCGAATCTTCACAGCACCATTCCACCCTGTGAACTTTGCAGACTTCTGGCTGGCTGACCAGTTGAATAGCCTGGTGGCCGTACTGTTGGACTTTGAGTACATGATCTGTTACTTCATCTATGAAGTGGAGTGGCACGACGATCCTA ATCCTAAGATCTGTACCAGCTGGAAGTACGGTATTCGCTCCGTCATGGCCTGCCTGCCGGCCTGGTTTCGCTTCGCTCAGTGCCTGCGGCGTTACCGGGACACCAAACACGCCTTCCCTCACCTGGTGAATGCTGGGAAGTACTCCACGTCTTTCTTTGTCATCGCTTTTGCAACGCTGTCCAGAGTCCATGGAG AGGTTACAGGTGAGACCCACAGCCACACCTTCTACTAcctgtggatctgtgcagccatccCTAATGTATATATAATGGTTCCCCCCCAGAGGTTACAGGTGAGACCCACAGCCACACCTTCTACTAcctgtggatctgtgcagcta